One genomic window of Salvia miltiorrhiza cultivar Shanhuang (shh) chromosome 4, IMPLAD_Smil_shh, whole genome shotgun sequence includes the following:
- the LOC131020563 gene encoding uncharacterized protein LOC131020563: MSLNSVSGGYGSSTSRGGRQFEDNQNPRRCTCEIDGRRLRAVIMTSWTDENPGRRFYGCRNWKTKNCGFFDWLDEPISERGKEVINELKLMKIKDSSSSAPTDMEPEIVKLWDFVQALKLESSEIKKKVRLVTAMLLASWVLFAYFALI, translated from the exons ATGAGTCTGAATTCCGTCTCTGGTGGTTATGGATCGAGCACATCGCGCGGTGGACGTCAGTTTGAAGATAATCAAAATCCCAGGCGTTGTACGTGCGAAATTGACGGTAGAAGGTTGAGGGCTGTGATAATGACATCGTGGACTGACGAAAACCCCGGTAGGAGGTTTTATGGATGTCGAAATTGGAAG ACGAAGAACTGCGGTTTTTTTGATTGGCTTGACGAACCAATTAGCGAAAGAGGCAAGGAAGTTATCAATGAGTTGAAACTCATGAAGATTAAGGATAGCTCAAGCTCGGCACCCACTGATATGGAGCCGGAAATTGTCAAGCTTTGGGATTTTGTTCAAGCTTTGAAATTAGAGTCAAGCGAAATTAAGAAGAAAGTTAGACTAGTTACTGCAATGTTGCTTGCTTCTTGGGTGCTATTTGCATATTTTGCACTAATTTAA
- the LOC131020561 gene encoding uncharacterized protein LOC131020561 isoform X2, producing MKLLPRLTGHRSLHGLPFWTGILRWKNPQEHYMPVNPLEQLSLVEVVMEAVVAEAFVRSSVEIDDLNQASAADKAFARSSIEIGDLNHASVADKLVAREFGAVFAREFGSGSDGPPAIYPFLTLPKLALVLISEKKEKCSHLKGNKRGNSILAYLFYKSDIKTILNQEPKLCKTSYFPGYFSAHIFSFAIRGAMSCFRSLGKAGHLDLLQSTFR from the exons ATGAAACTGCTGCCAAGGCTAACAGGACACAGATCATTGCATGGATTACCCTTCTGGACAGGCATTTTGCGCTGGAAGAATCCACAGGAACACTATATGCCGGTGAATCCTTTGGAGCAGCTTTCTTTGGTGGAGGTGGTGATGGAGGCGGTGGTGGCAGAG GCATTTGTGAGATCCTCTGTAGAAATCGACGATCTGAATCAAGCTTCTGCGGCTGATAAG GCATTTGCGAGATCCTCTATAGAAATCGGCGATCTGAATCATGCTTCTGTGGCTGATAAG CTTGTTGCTCGTGAATTTGGTGCTGTGTTTGCTCGTGAATTTGGTAGCGGATCGGATGGTCCGCCGGCTATATACCCATTTCTGACCCTTCCTAAGCTTGCTCTTGTGCTGATAAGTGAGAAAAAGGAGAAATGTAGCCATTTGAAGGGGAATAAACGTGGAAATTCAATATTGGCTTATTTATTCTATAAATCTGATATCAAAACTATATTGAATCAGGAGCCAAAACTTTGCAAAACTTCTTATTTCCCCGGATATTTCTCAGCCCACATCTTCTCTTTCGCCATTCGGGGTGCCATGTCCTGCTTCCGCTCATTGGGTAAGGCTGGGCACCTAGATCTGCTCCAGAGCACCTTTCGATGA
- the LOC131020561 gene encoding uncharacterized protein LOC131020561 isoform X1 produces the protein MKLLPRLTGHRSLHGLPFWTGILRWKNPQEHYMPVNPLEQLSLVEVVMEAVVAEAFVRSSVEIDDLNQASAADKAFARSSIEIGDLNHASVADKVFVRSFIEIGAFASEKLVAREFGAVFAREFGSGSDGPPAIYPFLTLPKLALVLISEKKEKCSHLKGNKRGNSILAYLFYKSDIKTILNQEPKLCKTSYFPGYFSAHIFSFAIRGAMSCFRSLGKAGHLDLLQSTFR, from the exons ATGAAACTGCTGCCAAGGCTAACAGGACACAGATCATTGCATGGATTACCCTTCTGGACAGGCATTTTGCGCTGGAAGAATCCACAGGAACACTATATGCCGGTGAATCCTTTGGAGCAGCTTTCTTTGGTGGAGGTGGTGATGGAGGCGGTGGTGGCAGAG GCATTTGTGAGATCCTCTGTAGAAATCGACGATCTGAATCAAGCTTCTGCGGCTGATAAG GCATTTGCGAGATCCTCTATAGAAATCGGCGATCTGAATCATGCTTCTGTGGCTGATAAG GTTTTTGTTCGATCATTTATAGAAATTGGGGCTTTTGCGAGTGAGAAG CTTGTTGCTCGTGAATTTGGTGCTGTGTTTGCTCGTGAATTTGGTAGCGGATCGGATGGTCCGCCGGCTATATACCCATTTCTGACCCTTCCTAAGCTTGCTCTTGTGCTGATAAGTGAGAAAAAGGAGAAATGTAGCCATTTGAAGGGGAATAAACGTGGAAATTCAATATTGGCTTATTTATTCTATAAATCTGATATCAAAACTATATTGAATCAGGAGCCAAAACTTTGCAAAACTTCTTATTTCCCCGGATATTTCTCAGCCCACATCTTCTCTTTCGCCATTCGGGGTGCCATGTCCTGCTTCCGCTCATTGGGTAAGGCTGGGCACCTAGATCTGCTCCAGAGCACCTTTCGATGA
- the LOC131023615 gene encoding dnaJ protein P58IPK homolog B-like, producing the protein MSALVTAVAFFRDFFPHSGVSFPGTSFHIQGYGESEESYRKFLEMKPGNSAAEKELSKLHQAQSGLDSTKVVFESGDYMKALEYLEKVVLVFSPECSKAKLLKVRLLIAAKDYSSAISETGYILKEDEDNLEALLLRGNAYYYLVDHDIAIRHYQKGLRLDPEHGELKRSYFGLKKLLKNTISADDNASNGKLRLATEEYKAALALDPIHSAHNVHLYLGLCKVQVKLGRGDDAVTSCTEALEIDGDLVEALVQRGEAKLLIEDWEGAVADLRSAAEKSPRDMNIRRALMRAQKSLKLSQRKDWYKILGLSRTASMSEIKKAYKKLALQWHPDKNVDNREEAEAKFREVAAAYEILGDEDKRTRYDSGEDIDGMGMNMGGGGFNPFGGGGQQFTFHFQGGYPGGFGGF; encoded by the exons ATGTCTGCTCTTGTTACTGCTGTTGCGTTTTTCAGGGACTTCTTTCCACATTCAGGGGTAAGTTTTCCAGGGACTTCTTTCCACATTCAGGG ATATGGGGAATCTGAGGAAAGCTACAGAAAGTTTCTGGAGATGAAACCTGGCAATTCAGCAGCAGAGAAGGAGCTTTCTAAGTTACATCAAGCTCAGAGTGGTTTGGATTCCACTAAAGTAGTTTTTGAATCTGGTGACTATATGAAAGCACTGGAATATCTTGAAAAAGTTGTTCTGGTTTTCTCTCCAGAATGCTCCAAG GCCAAACTCCTTAAAGTGAGATTGTTAATAGCTGCTAAAGATTATTCGAGTGCCATATCCGAGACAGGATACATACTCAAAGAAGATGAGGACAATTTAGAGGCTTTGCTCTTACGTGGAAATGCCTACTATTACTTAGTTGATCATGACATTGCTATTAG ACATTACCAAAAGGGACTTCGTCTAGACCCCGAGCATGGAGAACTGAAGAGATCATATTTTGGATTGAAAAAACTCCTTAAAAACACTATAAGT GCAGATGATAATGCAAGCAATGGTAAGCTACGATTGGCCACAGAGGAATATAAAGCTGCTCTTGCCTTGGACCCGATCCATTCTGCTCATAATGTGCATCTTTACCTTGGATTATGTAAGGTTCAGGTGAAACTTGGTAGGGGAGATGATGCTGTGACAAGTTGCACAGAAGCACTTGAAATTGATGGAGATTTAGTTGAAGCACTAGTCCAG AGAGGTGAGGCGAAGCTTTTAATAGAAGATTGGGAAGGAGCTGTGGCTGACCTAAGATCAGCAGCAGAGAAGTCACCTCGG GATATGAATATTCGTAGAGCTTTAATGAGGGCTCAAAAATCCTTGAAATTGAGCCAACGGAAGGACTGGTACAAGATTTTAGGACTTTCTAGAACTGCCTCAATGTCAGAGATTAAGAAAGCTTACAAGAAGCTTGCCTTGCAATGGCACCCTGATAAGAATGTGGACAATAGGGAAGAAGCAGAAGCCAAGTTTCGGGAAGTAGCAGCTGCATATGAG ATTTTGGGGGATGAGGATAAGCGGACAAGATATGACAGTGGTGAAGATATTGATGGCATGGGGATGAATATGGGTGGTGGAGGCTTTAATCCTTTTGGAGGAGGGGGCCAACAATTTACCTTCCACTTCCAAGGAGGTTATCCTGGTGGATTTGGAGGTTTTTAA
- the LOC131020557 gene encoding dnaJ protein P58IPK homolog isoform X3, whose translation MEMAVNLCGFDMVAWRGFIYALIVLNFVFLCQLILLQPLIVDGKTDDAAALFERVSESIKVKKYSEALAELNAAIEADPTFSEAYRHRASILCQLCRYGESEESYRKFLEMKPGNSAAEKELSKLHQAQSALDSAIEVFESGDYMKALEYIEKVVLVFSPECSKAKLLKVRLLISAKDYSSAISETGYILKEDEDNLEALLLRGNAYYYLGDHDIAIRHYQKGLRLDPEHGELKRSYFGLKKLLKKTKSADDNASNGKLRLATEEYKAALALDPSHSAHNVHLYLGLCKVQVKLGRGDDAVTCCTEALEIDGDLVEALVQRGEAKLLIEDWEGAVADLRSAAEKSPRILGDEDKRTRYDSGEDIDGMGMNMGGGGFNPFGGGGQQFTFHFQGGYPGGFGGF comes from the exons ATGGAGATGGCGGTAAATCTCTGCGGTTTTGATATGGTGGCATGGAGAGGATTCATATACGCACTGATTGTTCTGAATTTCGTGTTTTTGTGTCAGCTCATCCTTCTCCAACCGCTCATTGTAG ATGGAAAGACTGATGATGCTGCTGCTCTCTTCGAGAGAGTTTCAGAGAGTATAAAAGTGAAGAAATACAGTGAGGCCCTTGCTGAACTTAATGCTGCTATAGAAGCAGATCCAACATTCTCAGAAGCATATCGGCATCGGGCATCCATTCTATGTCAACTGTGCAG ATATGGGGAATCTGAGGAAAGCTACAGAAAGTTTCTGGAGATGAAACCTGGCAATTCAGCAGCAGAGAAGGAGCTTTCTAAGTTACATCAAGCTCAGAGTGCTTTGGATTCCGCTATAGAAGTTTTTGAATCTGGTGACTATATGAAAGCACTGGAATATATTGAAAAAGTTGTTCTGGTTTTCTCTCCAGAATGCTCCAAG GCCAAACTCCTTAAAGTGAGATTGTTAATATCTGCTAAAGATTATTCGAGTGCCATATCCGAGACAGGATACATACTCAAAGAAGATGAGGATAATTTAGAGGCTTTGCTCTTACGTGGCAATGCTTACTATTACTTAGGTGATCACGACATCGCTATTAG ACATTACCAAAAGGGACTTCGTCTAGACCCTGAGCATGGAGAACTGAAGAGATCATATTTTGGATTGAAAAAACTccttaaaaaaactaaaagt GCAGATGATAATGCAAGCAATGGTAAGCTACGATTGGCCACAGAGGAATATAAAGCTGCTCTTGCCTTGGACCCGAGCCATTCTGCTCATAATGTGCATCTTTACCTTGGATTATGTAAGGTTCAGGTGAAACTTGGTAGGGGAGACGATGCTGTGACATGTTGCACAGAAGCACTTGAAATTGATGGAGATTTAGTTGAAGCACTAGTCCAG AGAGGTGAGGCGAAGCTTTTAATAGAAGATTGGGAAGGAGCTGTGGCTGACCTAAGATCAGCAGCAGAGAAGTCACCTCGG ATTTTGGGGGATGAGGATAAGCGCACAAGATATGACAGTGGTGAAGATATTGATGGCATGGGGATGAATATGGGTGGTGGAGGCTTTAATCCTTTTGGAGGAGGGGGCCAACAATTTACCTTCCACTTCCAAGGAGGTTATCCTGGTGGATTTGGAGGTTTTTAA
- the LOC131020557 gene encoding dnaJ protein P58IPK homolog isoform X2, with translation MEMAVNLCGFDMVAWRGFIYALIVLNFVFLCQLILLQPLIVESIKVKKYSEALAELNAAIEADPTFSEAYRHRASILCQLCRYGESEESYRKFLEMKPGNSAAEKELSKLHQAQSALDSAIEVFESGDYMKALEYIEKVVLVFSPECSKAKLLKVRLLISAKDYSSAISETGYILKEDEDNLEALLLRGNAYYYLGDHDIAIRHYQKGLRLDPEHGELKRSYFGLKKLLKKTKSADDNASNGKLRLATEEYKAALALDPSHSAHNVHLYLGLCKVQVKLGRGDDAVTCCTEALEIDGDLVEALVQRGEAKLLIEDWEGAVADLRSAAEKSPRDMNIRRALMRAQKSLKLSQRKDWYKILGVSRTASISEIKKAYKKLALQWHPDKNVDNREEAEAKFREVAAAYEILGDEDKRTRYDSGEDIDGMGMNMGGGGFNPFGGGGQQFTFHFQGGYPGGFGGF, from the exons ATGGAGATGGCGGTAAATCTCTGCGGTTTTGATATGGTGGCATGGAGAGGATTCATATACGCACTGATTGTTCTGAATTTCGTGTTTTTGTGTCAGCTCATCCTTCTCCAACCGCTCATTGTAG AGAGTATAAAAGTGAAGAAATACAGTGAGGCCCTTGCTGAACTTAATGCTGCTATAGAAGCAGATCCAACATTCTCAGAAGCATATCGGCATCGGGCATCCATTCTATGTCAACTGTGCAG ATATGGGGAATCTGAGGAAAGCTACAGAAAGTTTCTGGAGATGAAACCTGGCAATTCAGCAGCAGAGAAGGAGCTTTCTAAGTTACATCAAGCTCAGAGTGCTTTGGATTCCGCTATAGAAGTTTTTGAATCTGGTGACTATATGAAAGCACTGGAATATATTGAAAAAGTTGTTCTGGTTTTCTCTCCAGAATGCTCCAAG GCCAAACTCCTTAAAGTGAGATTGTTAATATCTGCTAAAGATTATTCGAGTGCCATATCCGAGACAGGATACATACTCAAAGAAGATGAGGATAATTTAGAGGCTTTGCTCTTACGTGGCAATGCTTACTATTACTTAGGTGATCACGACATCGCTATTAG ACATTACCAAAAGGGACTTCGTCTAGACCCTGAGCATGGAGAACTGAAGAGATCATATTTTGGATTGAAAAAACTccttaaaaaaactaaaagt GCAGATGATAATGCAAGCAATGGTAAGCTACGATTGGCCACAGAGGAATATAAAGCTGCTCTTGCCTTGGACCCGAGCCATTCTGCTCATAATGTGCATCTTTACCTTGGATTATGTAAGGTTCAGGTGAAACTTGGTAGGGGAGACGATGCTGTGACATGTTGCACAGAAGCACTTGAAATTGATGGAGATTTAGTTGAAGCACTAGTCCAG AGAGGTGAGGCGAAGCTTTTAATAGAAGATTGGGAAGGAGCTGTGGCTGACCTAAGATCAGCAGCAGAGAAGTCACCTCGG GATATGAATATTCGTAGAGCTTTAATGAGGGCTCAAAAGTCCTTGAAATTGAGCCAACGGAAGGACTGGTACAAGATTTTAGGAGTTTCTAGAACTGCCTCAATTTCAGAGATTAAGAAAGCTTACAAGAAGCTTGCCTTGCAATGGCACCCTGATAAGAATGTGGACAATAGGGAAGAAGCAGAAGCCAAGTTTCGGGAAGTAGCAGCTGCATATGAG ATTTTGGGGGATGAGGATAAGCGCACAAGATATGACAGTGGTGAAGATATTGATGGCATGGGGATGAATATGGGTGGTGGAGGCTTTAATCCTTTTGGAGGAGGGGGCCAACAATTTACCTTCCACTTCCAAGGAGGTTATCCTGGTGGATTTGGAGGTTTTTAA
- the LOC131020557 gene encoding dnaJ protein P58IPK homolog isoform X1 yields the protein MEMAVNLCGFDMVAWRGFIYALIVLNFVFLCQLILLQPLIVDGKTDDAAALFERVSESIKVKKYSEALAELNAAIEADPTFSEAYRHRASILCQLCRYGESEESYRKFLEMKPGNSAAEKELSKLHQAQSALDSAIEVFESGDYMKALEYIEKVVLVFSPECSKAKLLKVRLLISAKDYSSAISETGYILKEDEDNLEALLLRGNAYYYLGDHDIAIRHYQKGLRLDPEHGELKRSYFGLKKLLKKTKSADDNASNGKLRLATEEYKAALALDPSHSAHNVHLYLGLCKVQVKLGRGDDAVTCCTEALEIDGDLVEALVQRGEAKLLIEDWEGAVADLRSAAEKSPRDMNIRRALMRAQKSLKLSQRKDWYKILGVSRTASISEIKKAYKKLALQWHPDKNVDNREEAEAKFREVAAAYEILGDEDKRTRYDSGEDIDGMGMNMGGGGFNPFGGGGQQFTFHFQGGYPGGFGGF from the exons ATGGAGATGGCGGTAAATCTCTGCGGTTTTGATATGGTGGCATGGAGAGGATTCATATACGCACTGATTGTTCTGAATTTCGTGTTTTTGTGTCAGCTCATCCTTCTCCAACCGCTCATTGTAG ATGGAAAGACTGATGATGCTGCTGCTCTCTTCGAGAGAGTTTCAGAGAGTATAAAAGTGAAGAAATACAGTGAGGCCCTTGCTGAACTTAATGCTGCTATAGAAGCAGATCCAACATTCTCAGAAGCATATCGGCATCGGGCATCCATTCTATGTCAACTGTGCAG ATATGGGGAATCTGAGGAAAGCTACAGAAAGTTTCTGGAGATGAAACCTGGCAATTCAGCAGCAGAGAAGGAGCTTTCTAAGTTACATCAAGCTCAGAGTGCTTTGGATTCCGCTATAGAAGTTTTTGAATCTGGTGACTATATGAAAGCACTGGAATATATTGAAAAAGTTGTTCTGGTTTTCTCTCCAGAATGCTCCAAG GCCAAACTCCTTAAAGTGAGATTGTTAATATCTGCTAAAGATTATTCGAGTGCCATATCCGAGACAGGATACATACTCAAAGAAGATGAGGATAATTTAGAGGCTTTGCTCTTACGTGGCAATGCTTACTATTACTTAGGTGATCACGACATCGCTATTAG ACATTACCAAAAGGGACTTCGTCTAGACCCTGAGCATGGAGAACTGAAGAGATCATATTTTGGATTGAAAAAACTccttaaaaaaactaaaagt GCAGATGATAATGCAAGCAATGGTAAGCTACGATTGGCCACAGAGGAATATAAAGCTGCTCTTGCCTTGGACCCGAGCCATTCTGCTCATAATGTGCATCTTTACCTTGGATTATGTAAGGTTCAGGTGAAACTTGGTAGGGGAGACGATGCTGTGACATGTTGCACAGAAGCACTTGAAATTGATGGAGATTTAGTTGAAGCACTAGTCCAG AGAGGTGAGGCGAAGCTTTTAATAGAAGATTGGGAAGGAGCTGTGGCTGACCTAAGATCAGCAGCAGAGAAGTCACCTCGG GATATGAATATTCGTAGAGCTTTAATGAGGGCTCAAAAGTCCTTGAAATTGAGCCAACGGAAGGACTGGTACAAGATTTTAGGAGTTTCTAGAACTGCCTCAATTTCAGAGATTAAGAAAGCTTACAAGAAGCTTGCCTTGCAATGGCACCCTGATAAGAATGTGGACAATAGGGAAGAAGCAGAAGCCAAGTTTCGGGAAGTAGCAGCTGCATATGAG ATTTTGGGGGATGAGGATAAGCGCACAAGATATGACAGTGGTGAAGATATTGATGGCATGGGGATGAATATGGGTGGTGGAGGCTTTAATCCTTTTGGAGGAGGGGGCCAACAATTTACCTTCCACTTCCAAGGAGGTTATCCTGGTGGATTTGGAGGTTTTTAA
- the LOC131020565 gene encoding syntaxin-71-like yields the protein MSVIDLLTRVDAICKKYDKYDVTQKDSTISGEDAFARLYAAVESDIEEALQKAETAANEKSRASAVAINAELRRTKARLLEEVPKLQRLAVKKVKGLSTEELTARNDLVHVLPDRIQAIPDGSAAPPKSSGGWGTSASAPRTEIKFDSDGKFDNEYFQNTEESSGFRQEYEMRKMNQDQGLDVIAEGLGTLKNMAQDMNEELDRQVPLMDEIDTKVDKATSDLKNTNVRLKHTVNQLRSSRNFCIDIILLCIILGIAAYLYNVLKK from the exons ATGAGCGTAATTGATTTACTGACTCGTGTCGATGCGATCTGCAAGAAGTACGACAAATACGATGTCACGCAGAAGGATTCCACCATCTCCGGCGAGGACGCCTTCGCCCGCCTCTACGCCGCCGTAGAGTCTGACATCGAGGAAGCGCTCCAG AAAGCGGAGACAGCTGCGAATGAGAAGAGTAGGGCGTCGGCTGTAGCGATCAACGCCGAACTTCGGAGGACCAAGGCTAGATTGCTCGAAGAAGTTCCTAAATTGCAGCGTTTAGCTGTTAAGAAG GTTAAAGGACTTTCAACAGAAGAACTTACTGCCCGTAACGATCTGGTCCATGTCTTGCCTGATAGGATTCAAGCCATACCGGATGGGTCTGCAGCTCCACCCAAATCATCTGGGGGTTGGGGAACGTCAGCTTCAGCTCCTCGTAcagaaataaaatttgattcaG ATGGAAAGTTCGACAATGAATACTTTCAGAATACTGAAGAATCAAGTGGTTTCAGGCAAGAGTATGAGATGCGGAAAATGAATCAG GACCAAGGATTGGACGTCATAGCAGAAGGTTTGGGTACACTAAAGAACATGGCCCAAGATATGAATGAG GAATTGGACAGGCAGGTTCCTCTTATGGATGAGATTGACACTAAG GTGGACAAGGCAACATCCGATCTGAAAAATACCAATGTCAGATTGAAGCACACTGTTAATCAG CTGAGATCTAGTCGAAACTTCTGCATCGACATCATTTTGCTGTGTATTATTCTTGGAATAGCAGCCTATCTATACAA TGTCTTGAAGAAATGA